A portion of the Apus apus isolate bApuApu2 chromosome 3, bApuApu2.pri.cur, whole genome shotgun sequence genome contains these proteins:
- the RP1L1 gene encoding retinitis pigmentosa 1-like 1 protein yields MTEAPADYLSTTSSYNYEQPLPPGARTSTVTKVPPAKKITFFKSGDPQFEGVKMAINQRSFKSFNALMDDLSHRVPLPFGVRTITTPRGIHCINELDQLEDGGCYLCSDKKYVKPISITSGRYRPGPPRNGRPSSTLRRAAQEGRFEDYSTTFTQHGPRIPKKITLLKNGETSFRRSIILNRRNARSFITLLDEISEILQFPVKKLYTVDGKKIDSMQALLHCPSVLVCVGREPFKPVSMENLRKHSVEKLPDLTPRSNGNNINENNEANFGLKAKKSVIHPRTSSSTRSMRFSLSSEKSYPNGLAASPDNGAPFSNSCSHPKPGELVHSLVNDDIEKRVHVNKDGSLSVEMKVRFRLLNDETLQWSTQIKKSNMNQMPCEESGVEDTGVDPIQKMNPEASSEADESLYPCDIDSYMSKLEESECDEVLCHNCGKKHQDYDIWKNPMHTSQREEPSVRSTWRTRSSCSSTSSRRRVVHKKMASVDSLHTTSSEEFSEHIVHESSSYSETVENRVSYRSIKKCTCRSELSTGVSNGEDQQEYTRTSTSNSQRPSSAGVMSHSSCENNLDPQDSPEDHEPSKTNSQHEDENCFEVSSVKCLKDDMEEVETSRVGSAMSRSSLQSRQSKKNVCEETSSVARSMSSSSLRRADQEDNTRCSTPANSVYSKSSKCPTPRAQSEQDDHSDDNAVVSFSSESHPQKEAEEVGVEQEEHEISEAGSVSAKSKASQPIRDESSEVNPTPRKRLKKLEQNKKNMKSVRPAQCQQNQRPANQLEMRAVKVNSALDKEPLTPELVTGIAKEVTVKEAEEAGAEQEEHEISEVGSVSAKSKASQPIRDESSEGEQCSRQGTPHSRASDWNSKRSDSGEVLNCNASCSSRGSKKSKHSHINLDARSEKSVSSVGSTANRKSNSLHAGDMRSGSRASNYSKSSNDNAMVSFSSESHPQKEAEEAGAEQEEHEISEVGSVSAKSKASQPIRDESSEGEQCSREGTPHSRASDRNSKRSDNDEVENCNFSCSSRGSKKSKHSHINLDARSEMSVSSLESTRNKKSNSLYAGDMRSGSRATNYSKSSCEMKKKSIGDSKSQDSGSFHSSISVSNEGEVITGFAEEKSSKSTNCYSQSSRSSKKRSHIEENSKSSSPCSSVSSPNGSAREGHSKMNSEAPSSRQGSMSESVCSKGDHVTEALPGNGYPESVSSRVSSKSEIKDKCLLIQTSQESDDRCSQSNLSQSSKSRQLKTRNLHVKMANSSRASLSDTLSVCSLHCPAPPKGKPNRKKAQSPMMKNYSISSVGTESVLATGKEQKEITDSSIATSYGSKSAASKVYDEKNKEINDSCSRKENEELEGLSIQEEGSELMPSILPNTSPEEVVQEWLNKIPTEVLLLKYEMNDGAEEECVEATTEVSGCTNAEEASEDEKAEKENMEEAENEAKHEEGKETAENTSNNEDTEERVNQEQISEAVSVSEAAKVDQEECNQAECDQAECDQGECNPPVTSSQDNNQKELPTSVQTSVQIMKALLSSKYEPKFDRSNSLPEMSPTMGKKLSNSANVLITCLASLQLLDEESEDPADKRLGKPSYLDLLNIFQALWFGCTDEKCVSSPDQEASEQAKTAPVCKAQASVDNDFTPMSSSGVDVNSGSGGSGEDCTKDCTSMALKTAEVKSAGQMENVMTGIEPTEAEEQIHKQEKSSRPSTACSKSEKKAQSTRQESLIQEAEEKGENPCSNCENGQEEGEEKENEENSKLAENGEQEEAEAVNDEIPKENLEEETDQLATADDTNASDADCGTELKADLEEQLEKESPDDPKPNVDVATSVDTSITQQNSMEPDPTWVLKLLKKIEKEFMAHYVSAMDEVKVRWNLQNNEQMDEMILVLKEEVSKRIQESIEKELRKIKARAEKTSRPPDESPKSESTLSQQTEERRRRLQSMHRRSFFSDKNGNQSMIEGTSDLSFDVGDDEAFSAAFEASISKQTSEEEFCPCDTCVRKKIASKPIRNPVVATNAPVLKAFDLQQILRLKKNEEVCVSEAAQDITKNTRNSVEEAAENNNQKEENDEGEFQPSETEVEGNEEKEPKLNEVDSSTLNGTGEGPEISESKNCEMEDEVKDEESKEEEKGDTEEVGEEMRVGEEAKEQEEEKEEEVIMKAEDKQETKEEEKKEEETKEVEEKDEEEETKEEEKVDEEETKGEDMKEEEEAKEEEEEEQEEEENVEVEAQEEEEEVKEEEEEAKEEEEVKEEEAAKEEEAAKEEEEEEAKEEEEEEAKEEEEKMKEEEEEGNEEEEVKQEEEKENEKEEEEVKEKGKEENEEQEEEVKEEEEVEEEERKEEEVEEEERKEEEEEEGKEEEERKEEEEEEVEEEEEAKEEKEKEEEEVKEKEKEGKEEEEKKKEEEIKEEEEEAKEEEEEIKEKEEEGKEEEEEEVKEEEEEAKEEEEEIKEKEEEGKEEEEEEVKEEEEEAKEEEEEIKEKEEEGKEEEEEEVKEEEEEAKEEEEKEEKKEEEEVKEEVKEEREETKQEEEEEAKEEVKEEGEETKEEEEEEAKQEEKEEGEETKVEEEEEAKEEVKETEEAKEEEEKKEEEELKEEGEETKVEEEEEAKEEVKEEGEETKEEEEEEAKEEVKEEGEETKVEEEEEAKEEVKEEGEETKEKEEEEAKEEVKEEGEETKEEEEEAKEEVKEEEEAKEEEQQEETQNEEQEVEEISKAGDEADNEAEEAEEPEDGDTGADDAEEADDEGETSDWREDADDSGNYNNPEGNTAEESKEVEQDEAEAVEDANPEPENEVCSAKEENNSEGGDKYDENDEEPNRDDSDKADGKQEDEGNDKVSEIASRAKGKRATKKLKTLMKAAMLTLYSSMGNFSQQSLKGSEDEEELKDDEKPMNNHLTGEVPTDENSKHSQMYPAYEEEEEDKESSCTDPLGDKDQADAEGADPKADEHTDEVQTSKKKEDTNDIDQDDLDF; encoded by the exons ATGACTGAGGCACCTGCTGACTACTTGTCAACCACCAGCTCCTACAACTAtgagcagccccttccccccgGGGCTCGGACAAGCACTGTCACCAAGGTACCTCCAGCcaaaaaaataaccttcttCAAGAGTGGAGATCCTCAGTTTGAGGGAGTCAAGATGGCCATCAACCAGCGAAGCTTCAAGAGCTTCAATGCACTCATGGATGACCTCTCTCATCGGGTCCCACTGCCATTTGGGGTACGGACCATCACCACCCCACGAGGAATACATTGCATCAATGAGCTGGACCAGCTGGAAGATGGAGGATGTTACCTTTGCTCTGACAAGAAATATGTCAAGCCTATTAGCATTACTTCTGGGAGGTACAGGCCAGGCCCTCCACGAAATGGTCGTCCCTCCAGTACCTTGAGAAGAGCAGCTCAGGAAGGTAGATTTGAAGATTATTCCACAACTTTTACACAGCACGGACCTAGAATACCCAAGAAAATCACTCTACTTAAGAATGGAGAAACCAGTTTTCGGCGCTCGATTATCTTGAACCGCAGAAATGCCAGGAGCTTCATAACACTCCTGGATGAGATCTCAGAGATCCTGCAGTTCCCAGTGAAGAAGCTCTACACTGTTGATGGGAAGAAG ATCGACAGCATGCAGGCTCTGCTTCACTGCCCCAGCGTGCTGGTGTGTGTTGGCCGGGAGCCATTCAAACCAGTATCGATGGAAAATTTGAGGAAACACTCGGTGGAGAAGCTGCCCGACCTGACCCCTCGTTCCAATGGCAACAATATCAATGAAAACAATGAAG CAAACTTTGGGCTGAAAGCCAAAAAAAGTGTTATCCATCCACGGACATCATCAAGCACCAGGTCAATGAGATTTTCTTTATCATCGGAAAAGTCATATCCTAATGGTCTCGCTGCCTCACCAGATAATGGGGCACCTTTCTCAAACAGTTGCTCGCATCCAAAACCTGGGGAACTGGTCCATTCTTTGGTCAATGATGACATAGAAAAACGGGTACATGTGAACAAGGATGGAAGCCTGTCTGTTGAGATGAAAGTTCGCTTCCGCTTGCTGAATGATGAGACTCTGCAATGGTCCACCCAGATCAAAAAGTCCAACATGAACCAGATGCCTTGTGAAGAGTCCGGTGTAGAGGACACTGGAGTAGACCCCATACAGAAAATGAACCCAGAGGCCAGCTCAGAGGCAGATGAGTCATTATATCCCTGTGATATTGATTCTTACATGTCAAAACTTGAGGAATCGGAATGTGATGAGGTTCTTTGCCACAACTGTGGCAAGAAACACCAGGATTATGACATCTGGAAAAATCCCATGCACACATCCCAGAGGGAAGAGCCCAGTGTACGAAGCACCTGGCGCACACGGTCGTCATGCTCCAGCACATCTTCCCGGAGGAGAGTAGTCCACAAAAAAATGGCTTCTGTGGATAGCCTCCACACCACATCCAGTGAGGAGTTCTCTGAACACATTGTGCATGAGTCCTCATCCTACTCAGAGACTGTAGAGAACAGAGTGTCATACCGATCAATTAAAAAGTGTACCTGTCGAAGTGAGCTGTCTACAGGTGTTTCCAATGGAGAAGACCAGCAAGAATACACCCGGACAAGCACGAGCAACAGTCAGAGACCTTCGTCCGCAGGCGTAATGTCACATTCAAGCTGTGAAAACAACCTTGATCCTCAAGACAGCCCTGAAGACCATGAACCCAGCAAAACCAATTCACAACATGAAgatgaaaactgttttgaagTTTCCTCTGTGAAGTGCTTAAAGGATGACATGGAAGAGGTTGAAACCAGCAGAGTTGGGAGTGCCATGTCAAGGTCATCTCTGCAGTCCagacagagcaagaaaaatgtatgtGAGGAAACAAGCAGTGTGGCTAGGAGCATGTCCTCCTCCAGCCTTCGGAGGGCAGATCAAGAAGATAATACCAGGTGCTCCACTCCTGCCAATAGTGTGTACAGTAAGTCTAGCAAATGTCCTACACCAAGAGCTCAGAGTGAACAAGATGACCACTCTGATGACAATGCAGTGGTCTCTTTCTCCAGTGAATCCCACCCCCAGAAAGAGGCTGAAGAAGTTGGAGTAGAACAAGAAGAACATGAAATCAGTGAGGCCGGCTCAGTGTCAGCAAAATCAAAGGCCAGCCAACCAATTAGAGATGAGAGCAGTGAAG TGAATCCCACCCCCAGAAAGAGGCTGAAGAAGCTGGAGCAGAACAAGAAGAACATGAAATCAGTGAGGCCGGCTCAGTGTCAGCAAAATCAAAGGCCAGCCAACCAATTAGAGATGAGAGCAGTGAAGGTGAACAGTGCTCTAGACAAGGAACCCCTCACTCCAGAGCTAGTGACTGGAATAGCAAAAGAAGTGACAGTG AAAGAGGCTGAAGAAGCTGGAGCAGAACAAGAAGAACATGAAATCAGTGAGGTCGGCTCAGTGTCAGCAAAATCAAAGGCAAGCCAACCAATTAGAGATGAGAGCAGTGAAGGTGAACAATGCTCTAGACAAGGAACCCCTCACTCCAGAGCTAGTGACTGGAACAGCAAAAGAAGTGACAGTGGTGAGGTTTTAAATTGCAATGCCTCTTGCTCTTCCAGAGGATCCAAGAAGAGCAAACACAGCCATATTAATTTGGATGCACGGTCTGAAAAGTCTGTGTCTTCAGTTGGATCCACTGCAAATAGAAAGAGTAACTCCCTACATGCAGGTGATATGAGATCAGGCAGCAGGGCATCTAATTATTCCAAAAGCTCTAATGACAATGCAATGGTCTCTTTCTCCAGTGAATCCCACCCCCAGAAAGAGGCTGAAGAAGCTGGAGCAGAACAAGAAGAACATGAAATCAGTGAGGTCGGCTCAGTGTCAGCAAAATCAAAGGCCAGCCAACCAATTAGAGATGAGAGCAGTGAAGGTGAACAGTGCTCTAGAGAAGGAACCCCTCATTCCAGAGCTAGTGACAGAAATAGCAAGAGAAGTGACAATGATGAGGTTGAAAATTGCAACTTCTCTTGCTCTTCCAGAGGATCCAAGAAGAGCAAACACAGCCATATTAATTTGGATGCACGGTCTGAAATGTCTGTGTCTTCACTTGAATCcactagaaataaaaagagtaaCTCCCTATATGCAGGTGATATGAGATCAGGCAGCAGGGCAACTAATTACTCCAAAAGCTCatgtgaaatgaagaaaaaatctATTGGAGACTCCAAGTCTCAAGACTCAGGATCTTTTCACTCAAGCATTTCAGTTTCTAATGAAGGAGAGGTAATAACAGGTTTTGCTGAGGAGAAAAGCTCGAAAAGTACCAATTGTTACAGTCAGTCCTCAAGAAGTTCAAAGAAGAGAAGCCATATAGAAGAAAATAGCAAATCATCATCCCCCTGCTCAAGTGTTTCAAGCCCTAATGGAAGTGCTAGAGAGGGCCATTCCAAGATGAATTCAGAGGCCCCTTCTTCAAGACAAGGAAGTATGAGTGAGAGTGTGTGTTCAAAAGGTGACCATGTGACTGAGGCTCTGCCTGGGAACGGATATCCTGAAAGTGTCTCTTCAAGAGTCTcttcaaaatcagaaataaaagataaatgctTGTTGATACAGACATCTCAGGAGAGTGATGATAGGTGTTCACAATCAAACTTATCTCAGTCCTCAAAATCAAGACAGTTAAAAACTAGAAATCTTCATGTGAAGATGGCAAACTCCAGTCGAGCATCACTGTCTGACACTTTGTCAGTCTGTAGCTTGCATTGCCCTGCCCCACCAAAAGGGaagccaaacagaaaaaaagcacagtcaCCCATGATGAAGAATTACTCCATTAGCAGTGTAGGTACTGAATCAGTGCTGGccacaggaaaagaacaaaaagaaataacagattCCTCCATAGCAACTTCTTATGGGTCTAAATCAGCTGCAAGCAAAGTATatgatgagaaaaataaagagatcaATGACTCttgcagcagaaaagagaaTGAAGAGTTAGAAGGTCTGAGCATTCAGGAGGAAGGGAGTGAGTTAATGCCGTCTATTCTACCAAATACATCTCCGGAGGAAGTTGTGCAAGAATGGCTAAATAAAATCCCTACAGAAGTATTACTTCTGAAATATGAAATGAATGATGGTGCAGAAGAAGAATGTGTAGAGGCAACTACTGAGGTATCTGGCTGTACAAATGCAGAGGAAGCCTCAGAGGAtgaaaaagctgagaaagagaACATGGAGGAagctgaaaatgaagcaaagcatgaagagggaaaagagacAGCAGAAAACACTTCTAATAATGAAGACACTGAAGAACGTGTTAATCAGGAGCAAATATCTGaggctgtgtctgtgtctgaAGCTGCCAAGGTTGACCAGGAGGAATGTAACCAGGCAGAATGTGACCAAGCAGAATGTGACCAGGGAGAATGCAACCCACCAGTTACATCCAGCCAAGACAACAACCAAAAAGAGCTGCCAACCTCAGTCCAGACCTCTGTCCAGATCATGAAGGCCTTGCTCAGTTCAAAATACGAACCAAAGTTTGACCGATCAAACAGTTTGCCTGAAATGTCCCCCACTATGGGGAAAAAACTGAGTAACTCTGCCAACGTTTTGATTACTTGTCTTGCCAGTCTCCAACTCCTTGATGAAGAATCAGAAGATCCAGCAGATAAACGTTTGGGTAAGCCAAGTTATCTGGAcctgctaaatatttttcaagcctTATGGTTTGGATGCAcagatgaaaaatgtgtttcaagTCCAGATCAAGAGGCAAGTGAGCAGGCAAAGACAGCCCCTGTGTGTAAAGCCCAAGCATCTGTAGATAATGATTTCACTCCCATGTCCTCCTCTGGGGTCGATGTTAACAGTGGTTCTGGTGGCTCAGGAGAAGATTGCACCAAGGATTGCACTTCAATGGCACTGAAAACTGCTGAAGTCAAATCAGCTGgacaaatggaaaatgtaatgACTGGCATTGAACCGACTGAGGCTGAAGAGCAAATTCACAAGCAAGAGAAGTCATCCCGCCCTTCAACAGCTTGCtcaaaaagtgagaaaaaagcaCAGTCTACTAGACAGGAGTCTCTAAttcaggaagcagaagagaagggggAGAATCCGTGCAGCAACTGTGAGAATGGtcaggaggaaggggaagaaaaagaaaatgaagaaaacagcaagttAGCTGAAAATGGAGAACAAGAAGAAGCTGAAGCTGTAAATGATGAAATCCCAAAAGAAAATCTTGAAGAGGAAACTGATCAGCTAGCTACTGCTGATGATACAAATGCCAGTGATGCTGATTGTGGAACAGAACTGAAAGCTGATTTGGAAGAGCAACTTGAAAAAGAGTCTCCAGATGATCCAAAGCCCAATGTTGATGTGGCCACCAGTGTGGACACATCCATTACGCAGCAAAACTCAATGGAACCAGATCCAACCTGGGTCCTGAAACTGCTCAAGAAAATCGAGAAGGAGTTCATGGCTCATTATGTCAGTGCCATGGATGAGGTAAAAGTCAGGTGGAACCTGCAGAACAACGAGCAGATGGATGAAATGATTTTGGTGCTGAAGGAAGAAGTGAGCAAAAGGATACAGGAAAGCATAGAAAAGGAGTTGAGGAAGATTAaagccagagcagagaagaCATCAAGACCTCCAGATGAATCACCCAAGAGCGAGTCAACACTGAGCCAACAAACTGAGGAGAGGAGACGACGACTGCAGTCTATGCATAGAAGGTCCTTCTTCAGTGACAAGAATGGAAACCAGAGTATGATAGAGGGCACGTCAGACTTATCATTTGATGTAGGTGATGATGAAGCATTTAGTGCAGCTTTTGAGGCCAGTATTAGTAAACAAACGAGTGAGGAGGAATTCTGCCCGTGTGACACttgtgtgaggaaaaaaatagcttccAAGCCCATAAGAAACCCAGTGGTGGCCACCAATGCCCCAGTTCTGAAAGCATTTGATTTACAACAAATCCTGaggctgaagaaaaatgaggaagtCTGTGTCTCAGAAGCAGCCCAGGACATcacaaaaaataccagaaactctgtggaggaagcagcagaaaataacaATCAAAAGGAGGAGAATGATGAGGGTGAATTCCAGCCAAGTGAAACAGAAGTGGAGGGCAATGAAGAAAAGGAGCCCAAACTCAATGAGGTGGACAGCTCAACATTGAATGGAACTGGAGAAGGACCTGAAATATCAGAGAGTAAAAACTGTGAGATGGAGGATGAGGTTAaagatgaagaaagcaaagaagaagaaaagggagaCACAGAAGAAGTAGGGGAAGAAATGAGAGTAGGAGAAGAAGCAaaagagcaggaagaagagaaagaggaagaagtaaTCATGAAGGCAGAAGacaagcaagaaacaaaagaggaggaaaaaaaagaggaggaaacaaaagAGGTTGAAGAgaaggatgaggaggaagaaacaaaagaggaggaaaaagtggatgaggaagaaacaaaagggGAAGAcatgaaggaggaggaagaagcaaaagaggaggaagaggaagaacaagaggaggaagagaacgTGGAAGTGGAagcacaggaggaggaagaggaagtgaaggaggaggaggaagaagcaaaagaggaggaagaagtgaaggaggaggaagcagcaaaagaggaggaagcagcaaaagaggaggaggaagaggaagcaaaggaggaggaggaagaggaagcaaaggaggaggaagagaaaatgaaggaggaagaggaagaaggaaatgaggaagaggaagtgaagcaggaagaggaaaaagaaaatgagaaagaggaggaagaagtgaaggagaaagggaaagaagaaaatgaggaacaggaggaagaagtgaaggaggaggaggaagtggaagaggaagaaagaaaagaggaagaagtggaagaggaagaaagaaaagaggaagaagaggaagaagggaaggaggaggaagaaagaaaagaggaagaggaagaagaagtggaggaggaggaagaagcaaaagaggagaaagagaaggaggaggaggaagtaaaggagaaggagaaagaaggaaaagaggaggaagagaagaagaaggaggaggaaattaaggaggaggaggaagaagcaaaagaggaggaagaggaaattaaggagaaagaggaagaaggaaaagaggaagaggaggaagaagttaaggaggaggaggaagaagcaaaagaggaggaagaggaaattaaggagaaagaggaagaaggaaaagaggaagaggaggaagaagttaaggaggaggaggaagaagcaaaagaggaggaagaggaaattaaggagaaagaggaagaaggaaaagaggaagaggaggaagaagtgaaggaggaggaggaagaagcaaaagaggaggaggaaaaggaggagaagaaggaggaagaggaagtgaaggaggaagtgaaggaggaaagagaagaaacaaaacaggaggaggaggaggaagcaaaggaggaagtgaaggaggaaggagaagaaacaaaagaggaagaggaggaggaagcaaagcaggaagagaaggaggaaggagaagaaacaaaagtggaagaggaggaggaagcaaaggagGAAGTGAAGGAGACGGAAGaagcaaaagaggaggaagagaagaaagaggaagaggaactgaaggaggaaggagaagaaacaaaagtggaagaggaggaggaagcaaaggaggaagtgaaggaggaaggagaagaaacaaaagaggaagaggaggaggaagcaaaggaggaagtgaaggaggaaggagaagaaacaaaagtggaagaggaggaggaagcaaaggaggaagtgaaggaggaaggagaagaaacaaaagagaaagaggaggaggaagcaaaggaggaagtgaaggaggaaggagaagaaacaaaagaggaagaggag gaagcaaaggaggaagtgaaggaggaggaggaagcaaaaGAGGAAGAACAACAAGAAGAAACTCAAAATGAAGAGCAAGAAGTTGAAGAGATATCCAAAGCAGGAGATGAAGCTGACAATGAagctgaagaagcagaggaGCCAGAGGATGGAGATACTGGCGCTGATGACGCAGAAGAGGCTGATGATGAGGGAGAGACATCTGATTGGAGAGAAGATGCTGATGACTCTGGAAATTACAACAATCCTGAAGGCAATACTGCAGAAGAAAGTAAAGAGGTTGAGCAGGATGAAGCTGAGGCAGTGGAAGATGCAAACCCTGAGCCAGAAAATGAGGTGTGTTCAGCTAAGGAGGAAAACAACAGTGAAGGAGGTGACAAATATGATGAGAATGATGAGGAACCTAACCGTGATGACTCTGATAAGGCAGATGGAAAACAGGAAGATGAAGGCAATGACAAGGTTTCTGAGATAGCCTCAAGGGCCAAAGGCAAAAGAGCCACTAAAAAGCTAAAGACTCTGATGAAAGCAGCCATGTTAACTCTTTATTCTTCTATGGGAAACTTCTCACAACAATCCCTGAAGGGGTCTGAAGATGAAGAGGAATTAAAAGATGACGAGAAACCCATGAACAACCACCTCACTGGTGAGGTTCCAACTGATGAGAACAGCAAACACTCACAGATGTACCCTGCCtatgaggaagaagaagaggacaAAGAATCTTCCTGCACTGATCCTTTAGGAGACAAGGACCAGGCAGATGCTGAAGGTGCAGATCCAAAGGCAGATGAACATACAGATGAAGTTCAGActtctaaaaagaaagaagacactAATGACATTGACCAGGATGATCTGGACTTCTAG